The genomic DNA GCGGCCCTCCCAGAGCAGCCGGGCGGCCTTGTGGACCTCGGCGTTGGCGTCGGGGTCGGTGGAGCCGCGGCCCACGAGGAGGACGGTGGTGCGGGCCCGTTCGGTGCTCTGGGCTTCGCCTACGCGGCGCGCCAGGACGGCGAGGAGCTTCGGGTGCGGGCCGAGGGGGCGGCCGTAGGCGTACGAGAGGCCGGGGTGGCGCTCCTCCTCGCGGGCGAGGGCGGCGGGGATGTCGCCCTTGGCGTGCCCGGCGGAGACCAGCATGAGGGGTACGGCGGCGAAGTGCCGTACGCCGCGCGCCACGAGCTGCGCGACGGCCTCGCCCAGCGGGGGCGGTGACAGCTCGATGAACCCCCCGGCGACGGGCACCCCGGGGCTGCGCTCGGCGAGCACGCGCACGAACGCGCGGAACGCCTCGGCGCCGGCGGCGTCTCGGGTGCCGTGACCGGCGATGAGCAGGGCGGGCTTGGTCACTTGCGTCTCCTCGGTGGTACGGGACCCGGCGCGCCGGGCGGGTTGGTGCTGGGCGAGGGGCGGCTACGGGCCGGGGCTGCGCGGGGGCGCGGCGCGGGTGACCGGGGCTGCGTTGTCAGAGGGGCGGCCTACCCTGGGGCGGGAGTGCGGGGGCGTGGCCCGCGGGCCGGCGGCCGGGCTCGGCGTCTCGGGGGCCGTCCCGGTGCCGTACGCGGACGCCGGGGCACCCGCCTCCGCCGCCGGGGGCGGCGCGTAGAGGAGGGCGTTCAGGGCGGCCGCGGCCACCGCGGAACCGCCCTTCTCCGAGACGTTGCTGATCGCCGGCAGCCCCGTGGCCCGTAGCGCCGCCTTGCTCTCCGCCGCCCCCACGAACCCCACCGGCAGCCCGACCACCAGCGCCGGTGCCGCGCCCAGCGCGAGCAGCTCCTCCAGCGCCGTCGGCGCACAGCCGACCACCCACACGGCGCCGTCGCCCACCTCCTCGTACGCCAGCCGCACCGCCGCCGCGGAGCGGGTAAGACCGGGCGCGGCCACCGCGTCGCGCAGCCGGCAGACCGCCCTGCGGGCGGTGATGCCCGCCGCGACCATCCCGACGTCGGCGACGACCGGCGCGCCCGCGTGCAGCGCGGTGTGCGCGGTGCGCAGCGACGGCTCGTCGCACACCAGGTCGCCGGCGTAGGCGGGATCGGCGGAGGCGTGGATGACCCGCTCGACCACCGCGCGGGTCAGCGGCGGCAGTTGCGCGGTGTCGACGCGGGCGCGCAGCCGGCGGTACGACTCCTCCTCGATGGGGTGGACGGTCCTCGTCACGGGTGCTCCTCGGGGGCCTCGTCGATGGCGTCGGCCGGGCAGACCTCCACGCACTCCAGACAGCCGGTGCACAGGTCGGCGCGGACGAACAGGGAGCCGCCGCGGGGGCGGATGGCGTGTGCGGGGCAGGTGAGGAGGCAGGCGCCGCAGCCGGTGCAGCGGTCGTTGACGGTGAGGGTGAGGGCCGGGGGTCCCGCCGGCCGGGGGGCGGGGCCGTCGGCCGCGGTGGCTCGGGCGCTGGTGTGTTCCGCCGGGGGCGCGGCCGTGCGCGTACGGGCGTTCACGTCTGCCACCGGTAGCCGCGCGGCGTCACCATCCGGCCCGCGATCTCGCGGGTCGCCGAGTTGCCGACCGTCACCACGGTCATCATGTCCACCGTCTCCGGGTCGAGTTCCGCGAGCGTCGTCAGCAGCACGTGCTCGTCCGGGCGGGACGCGTTCCGGACGACACCCACCGGCGTCCCCGGCACACGGTGCTTCGCCAGCAGCGCAAGCGCCTCCGGGAGCTGGCGGCGGCGGGCGCGGCTGCGCGGG from Streptomyces sp. CMB-StM0423 includes the following:
- a CDS encoding sirohydrochlorin chelatase — its product is MTKPALLIAGHGTRDAAGAEAFRAFVRVLAERSPGVPVAGGFIELSPPPLGEAVAQLVARGVRHFAAVPLMLVSAGHAKGDIPAALAREEERHPGLSYAYGRPLGPHPKLLAVLARRVGEAQSTERARTTVLLVGRGSTDPDANAEVHKAARLLWEGRGYAGVETAFVSLAAPDVAAGLERCRRLGAEHVVVLPYFLFTGVLPERVAHQARQWAAAHPGVVVRTAGVIGPAEELVELVTERYEEAVAGDLRMNCDSCVYRIALPGYEDKVGAPQQPHFHPDEDGTAHDHGPGHGHTHTHGPGHHHGDHAHAH
- a CDS encoding indolepyruvate ferredoxin oxidoreductase subunit alpha; translated protein: MNARTRTAAPPAEHTSARATAADGPAPRPAGPPALTLTVNDRCTGCGACLLTCPAHAIRPRGGSLFVRADLCTGCLECVEVCPADAIDEAPEEHP